In Lemur catta isolate mLemCat1 chromosome 1, mLemCat1.pri, whole genome shotgun sequence, one DNA window encodes the following:
- the TEDC1 gene encoding tubulin epsilon and delta complex protein 1 — MGRRRRLLVDAAAEAGAGALPKVIAALSRSLPAGPSPEIFRRAKFDRPEAAPALWQLLFRLLSPRSVGGASAPLGLEAQACLVKSALRSQGYPRQVLAQLPEDGSWGSRELLLALSWLLARGPVLERLLAQAHVQLGDEMPVCECEAVASTGPLAPHMDAEGPVDIRCVQWLMGRLWFRWRCLTASQQEQCALLSKIHLYTRGCHSDQRLGHLSVAETEMLRDPEGGRQLLRRLERENAGLEAALQWRRGELVFWRWMDTVLGACPPEAPAAAAQPAFLPRIPERGPGQGELVARELRALQEELCEATERRRAAWEARVGGQGRGPQWSSARQALQKAVDQELAALQWAWEQDRGPARPHGPHRLVRREDEAPGGQDLRAAEVIRVLRSQEARLEAALRQLQGQCRQELARLAGALPGLIWILPPGR; from the exons AtggggaggcggcggcggctgctggTGGACGCGGCGGCcgaggccggggctggggcccTACCCAAGGTCATCGCCGCACTGAGTCGGTCTCTGCCCGCCGGGCCGAGCCCCGAGATCTTCCGCCGCGCCAAGTTCGATCGTCCAGAGGCG GCCCCTGCGCTCTGGCAGCTCCTTTTCCGCTTGCTCTCACCGCGGTCCGTAGGCGGAGCTTCGGCCCCGCTCGGCCTGG AAGCCCAGGCCTGCTTGGTGAAGTCCGCGCTGCGCTCCCAGGGCTATCCGAGGCAGGTGCTGGCACAACTCCCCGAGGACGGCTCCTGGGGCAGCCGGGAGCTGCTGCTGGCCCTGTCCTGGCTCCTGGCCCGAGGACCTGTGCTCGAGCGGCTGCTGGCCCAGGCCCACGTGCAGCTGGGTGACGAGATGCCTGTGTGTGAG TGTGAGGCCGTGGCCAGCACTGGTCCCCTGGCACCCCACATGGACGCAGAGGGCCCTGTGGACATCCGCTGTGTGCAGTGGCTGATGGGAAGGCTGTGGTTCCGGTGGCGATGCCTGACCGCCAGTCAGCAGGAGCAGTGCGCCCTCCTGAGCAAG ATCCACTTGTATACGCGTGGCTGCCATAGTGACCAGCGTCTGGGCCACCTGTCTGTTGCTGAAACGGAGATGCTCAGGGACCCAGAGGGCGGCCGGCAG CTGCTGCGGAGGCTGGAGCGCGAGAACGCGGGCCTGGAGGCCGCTCTGCAGTGGCGGCGGGGTGAGCTGGTCTTCTGGCGGTGGATG GACACGGTCCTGGGAGCCTGCCCCCCAGAGGCCCCAGCTGCGGCCGCACAGCCCGCCTTTCTGCCCAGGATCCCTGAGCGTGGGCCTGGCCAGGGGGAGCTGGTGGCACGGGAGCTGCGGGCGCTGCAGGAGGAGCTGTGCGAGGCCACGGAGCGCAGGCGGGCGGCCTGGGAGGCCCGG GTGGGAGGCCAGGGCCGGGGGCCACAGTGGAGCTCTGCTCGGCAGGCCTTGCAGAAGGCTGTGGACCAGGAGCTGGCAGCCCTGCAGTGGGCCTGGGAGCAAGACAGGGGCCCAGCCCGGCCCCATGGGCCCCACCGGCTGGTGAGACGTGAGGATGAGGCACCCGGGGGCCAGGACCTGCGGGCAGCCGAGGTGATCCGGGTGCTGAGGAGTCAGGAGGCCCGCCTGGAGGCGGCGCTACGTCAACTGCAGGGACAATGTCGGCAGGAGCTGGCCAGGCTGGCAGGAGCCCTGCCTGGCCTCATCTGGATCCTGCCGCCCGGACGCTGA
- the CRIP1 gene encoding cysteine-rich protein 1, whose product MPKCPKCDKEVYFAERVTSLGKDWHRPCLKCEKCGKTLTSGGHAEHEGKPYCNHPCYSAMFGPKGFGRGGAESHTFK is encoded by the exons ATGCCCAAGTGCCCCAAGTGCGACAAGGAGGTGTACTTCG CTGAGCGGGTGACCTCTCTGGGCAAGGACTGGCATCGGCCCTGCCTGAAGTGTGAGAAATGTGGGAAGACGCTCACCTCCGGGGGTCACGCTGAG CATGAAGGCAAGCCCTACTGCAACCACCCTTGCTACTCTGCCATGTTCGGACCCAAAG gCTTTGGGCGGGGTGGAGCTGAGAGTCACACTTTCAAGTAA
- the CRIP2 gene encoding cysteine-rich protein 2 encodes MASKCPKCDKTVYFAEKVSSLGKDWHKFCLKCERCNKTLTPGGHAEHDGKPFCHKPCYATLFGPKGVNIGGAGSYIYEKPLSEGPQVTGPIEVPVARAEERKASGPPKGPSKASSVTTFTGEPNMCPRCNKRVYFAEKVTSLGKDWHRPCLRCERCGKTLTPGGHAEHDGQPYCHKPCYGILFGPKGVNTGAVGSYIYDRDPEGKVQP; translated from the exons ATGGCCTCCAAGTGTCCCAAGTGCGACAAGACCGTGTACTTTG ccGAGAAGGTGAGCTCCCTGGGCAAGGACTGGCACAAGTTCTGCCTCAAGTGTGAGCGCTGCAACAAGACGCTGACCCCTGGGGGCCACGCAGAG CATGACGGGAAGCCATTCTGCCACAAGCCCTGCTACGCCACGCTGTTCGGACCTAAAG GCGTGAATATCGGGGGCGCTGGCTCCTACATCTATGAGAAGCCCCTGTCCGAGGGACCGCAGGTCACCGGCCCCATCGAGGTCCCCGTGGCCCGAGCAGAGGAGCGTAAGGCGAGTGGCCCCCCCAAGGGGCCCAGCAAAG cctccagcgTGACCACATTCACCGGGGAGCCCAATATGTGTCCTCGCTGCAACAAGAGAGTCTACTTTG CGGAGAAGGTGACGTCCCTGGGCAAGGACTGGCACCGGCCCTGCCTTCGCTGCGAGCGCTGCGGGAAGACGCTGACCCCTGGTGGGCACGCGGAG CACGACGGCCAGCCGTACTGCCACAAGCCCTGCTACGGCATACTCTTCGGACCCAAGG GAGTGAACACGGGCGCGGTGGGCAGCTACATCTACGACAGGGATCCCGAGGGCAAGGTCCAGCCCTAG